The sequence below is a genomic window from Amia ocellicauda isolate fAmiCal2 chromosome 6, fAmiCal2.hap1, whole genome shotgun sequence.
TTTTATCAATGTTTCTATGCAGTCATCTTCTCAGGGGACTATTTGTTTTAGGATCAGGCTAGGTCAGGTAAGAAAACTTACTGTAAACACACTAAAACACTTTATTATAGTCTGAACCTGCTGTCCTTACCATAAGAGAATATATTTTCTAGTTTTCCTTCACTGAAAGCCTACTGTCTTTGAATAACTGAGTCGCCCTGTAGTTTCTCCATCAGTATGCTTGCTGCTGTCTCGCTTGGTTGTGTCCAAGTTCTGGGGCTTCTTTTATCCCCACACAAGATAACACACAAAGGTCAGTAAAAAGTCAGTAAATATCATGTTCCTGTCCATAGGTACCAGAGTATCTTCACCACGTCAAGAGGCGCCTGGAGGAGGAGAATGACAGAGTGATCACATACCTTGACCACAGCACACAGTGAGTCCATGCTGTCTTGGCTTTGGTGGTGGTTTTGAATGTCTTGTATTGCTTCACCACACTGAAGAAGCCCAAGGAGATTCCCGGTGGCCCTCCAGCTATCCCTGTGCCCAGACCCTGCCATGAGAGGAAACCTGTACTTCATGCAAAGTGCTACTGAAGAGTTTGACACAAGCAGAATAGGAGAATTAACCAGAGTGGCCGGAGAAATCAGCAGAACATATAAAGCAAGCCagaacttttttcttttaaagtatCTGAGAATTAGCATTTGTCCACTGTCCACGCAAAAGAGTACATGACTAAATTTCCATATAAGCTCCTGGTCTTGAGTGTAATTTTCCTTGTAAGCTTCTGGGTTTATTTTATAATCCAGTGTCGGCACTCTTTCTCTCTGAGTCCCAGTGACAATGAGGATAGaatatacaatacaacacaagcatatgacttttttttttttaacatagcaGATATCACATGCTACAGTCACATAGGTCAGATGCTATGCAGTCAGTCGAAGATTTTACACACATTAGATCTTACTAAATcttgctgaaaataaatgtgtacaagGCCTATTGTAGTTAAGTGTTGTGTAGTtatctaaaacaaaaacaaaagaatgaccatacacatttgtttttgtcattatAACAAACTGTCCACAAAATGTAAATGACTATCAGTGATAAGCTGAAATAACGTAAATCAAATGTTTATATCATTACAAGAGCATATTGGTAACTAAAATAATacaactttattatttattattttctatccTGGTCTACAGAGTGATCTCACTTCTcttgaaatgtttttcttccCTTATAGGAAACAGCTAATTTTTACTGTGGAGAAGCAGCTTCTTGGTGAACACTTGACAGCCATCCTACAAAAAGGTTGATTTGCAATTTCAGTGCTtggtttaattgtttagacgtttaTTGAATATGCCTTTCTTCAAACTCTGCCTCAACAAGTGCACTATTCTAGTGGAAGTGTAGTCCTGGGAAAACCATGGAAATCCCAGTTCAACCCTGGTCCCATTCATTGATCTTCCCCTCGTTATGAAGAGTCTATATGTACCCAACCAGGGTGGAACAATACTTTCATCCAGGCCAAACATGGCAGAACTATTGTCACACTATACCTTGCTCCGAATTGAAGTTAATTATGACCAGAGAGTTTCGCCGGTAGCTTTGACAGTTTCCTGTTAGGCCACTGCTTTTCAAACCAGACTTATCAATGCAATTTGTGAGGATGGATCCTAACTGCAGTGGCTCCCATGACAGGATGACTTACAACCTCTTCTCATAATAAACTGGTCCCTTATTGACCAATTGCCAGGAGATGTTAACATTACTAATAAACATTTGTTGTCTACTTTAATAAATCTGCAAAGACATTTCTTGAAAACAAATACCAGAATACACTGACACTcaacattcatatttatttgatctataatgttttctctgtttgtatgtctctttttttttatgtacgttttaataatctctctctctggtttgcCTGCAGGTCTGGATAGCCTGCTTGATGGGAACAGGGTAGCAGAGCTCACTCTGCTGTATCAGCTCTTCAGCAAGGTGAAGGGAGGGCTGCAGGTCCTGCTACAGCACTGGAGAGATTACATCAAGGTACAGATCGCAGGCCCTGCAGACAAAACCATACAGCTGCATCACTGTTCTGCACACAAGATAAACTGTTATCCTGTGGTCtttcaattaatatttaatatttatttaatacccAAGCAAAGGAAAGCACTGGTCGTGTTTATTGCCAATATGCTATAATGTCAGACCTGATCCTTTTAATGTGACATTGAATGCATAGGCTGCATTGCCTAAACCAATTAATATCTGAATGGTTttgcacattttttaattagattTGTTAATGTGCCTTTGAATGCAGACCCACTGAGGAGAGATCTATTTACACATTTGATTGATGATGTGTCCATGAACCTTACTGCAGCTTTGATTGATCCAACTGATATCCAAATCCTTCAGTGTCTCTCACTTCCTTGACTAGCAGTGAAGCGTGGAGATTCCAGTGGAGTGTTTTTATAGCAAATGGCAGCCCATCCGTGTTTCGGTACCTCAGTGCTGTAATATATTAGGAAAGTCTCATATGCAGGGATGTGTGGCTCTGTGTGTTGACAGAACTTTGGCATTACCATCGTGGCAACCCCGGAGAAGGACAAGGACATGGTGCAAGACCTGCTGGACTTCAAAGACAAGATCCAAAACATCACTGAGTCCTGCTTCCAGAAGAATGAGACCTTTGTCAACTCCATGAAGGAGTCCTTCGAGACCTTCATCAACAAGAGGCCCAACAAGCCTGCTGAGCTTATAGGTACAGACCTACTTACTGAGAACCATTTATTGATGCATTGTTTTGTTGGTCTCTGACACTATTGGCACAATCTTATtttgtatacagtgtatataaaatgtttacagttATCTTGTTCTCTGCTTCtggttattttcatgttttttaatttgtcattttacAGCAAAAAGGTGCTTGGTTATGTGTCTTATGAGGTCTCATAAGagatttattttgatatctTAACTCATTTATTTCACACTGGAAAAATAATCATATGCAACTGCTTTCTTACATCTGGGAAAAGGACAATTTAAATTGATGTGAATTCAGTGTTTTACGTTTTTTACATTAATCAGTTGacttaaaataaagcaacaTTTAATCCTATCAGGTAACATTAATAATGGaaaagtatattattttatatatttttattccaaTCTGTGGTGAAAATTTACTGTTTACGTTCTTCTTTCTAATGATCTGTAATTGCTCTGTTTGTTGTGCTTTTTAACGTCCCCCCTAATATTTATCTTCACAGCTAAGTATGTTGATTCAAAACTGCGTGCTGGAAATAAAGAAGCAACAGATGAGGAACTGGAGAGAATACTGGACAAAATCATGATCATCTTCCGGTTCATTCATGGTCAGTTGggctttattttttgtctgtctgtttttctcccTTAATTCGTtaatcttttttgggggggagtgcaggatttttttgtattgtaaacaaaaatgggCATCTAATCAACAGTtgtggtttcatttttaaacaggcAAAGATGTGTTTGAAGCATTTTACAAGAAAGATCTAGCCAAGAGGCTGCTGGTTGGGAAGAGTGCTTCAGTAGATGCTGAGAAATCCATGCTGTCCAAACTCAAACATGGTAAGTGGCTGTGCAAGTCTCGGTAGCCTAACGGCTTTAACTGCAGGCTGTGGACTTGTACCAATGAACTGTCAGGGacttaattcatttaaaaatgatacatttaaaatagtcATGTGATTGTTGTTACATCAGCAGCATTATAGTCCTTTTTGTGCtattaattgaaatgttaaGCTTTGAAGTATTTTAGTTCGGCCGCATTACTGCTGCCCAGAATGTTACTGTGACTATTGACATATTTGATTCTCGTCACTCTTTTTTATTATACTGCAGttaatatacatttatgttTAGCTTCTCAACCTTTAATCTAGCATTGAATTTGAGGGTTTATCTTAAAAAGCTTTACATATGTAATAAAAGTGATTCTATGCCATTGTGCTTCAATGTTCTGCAGAATGTGGAGCGGCCTTTACCAGCAAGCTGGAGGGCATGTTCAAAGACATGGAGCTCTCCAAAGATGTCATGATTCAGTTCAAACAGGTACACAGTTTATAATGGAGATTTCTTAACTTGGGAGATTTTAAGAAACCCATAAGATACAATTCTGTTTAATTATGAGAATTTCCTCTTTAAGCATTTGTATGACaaggtgtttttttcttcagtatATTCAAAATCAGAGTGACCCTGGCAACATAGAGCTCACTGTTAACATCCTTACGATGGGCTACTGGCCTACGTACATACCCATGGAGGTCCATCTGCCCACAGAGGTAAGAACTAATGTGGTAGAACTAAACATCACCACTAATATTCACATCTGTACTCTTGTCTTCTGTTCAAAACTTTTAAGTCAACGattgtcctgtttttttttgttttgtttttctgttctatGATTCATGTCACTCTTCCATGCAGGTATGGGTGGTTTGTGCACACTTTAGCTAAATTATGgtacacaaatatacattttgtacacTAACAGCCCATCAATTTTATGAAGGGTGTGAATTTTAAATGACGGGGGTGAATTGGGAGTCTGAAAATAGCAGATGTGTAGTTTAGTGGGGCTGTTTTCCTGTTCATCCAGATGGTGAAACTGCAGGAAGTATTCAAGATGTTCTACCTGGGGAAGCACAGCGGCCGGAAACTGCAGTGGCAGCCCACACTGGGCCACGCCGTCCTCAAATCCCAGTTTAAGGAGGTGAGTACTCCAGCTCGGCCTCGGCCTCTTGTGTCTACCATTCCTGCCAGAAGCTTTCTTTCAGTTCATGCTCTAAACAGGAAGTTTGTATAAAACCACAACAAAGTATACAGTTCATTTACAGGACATGGAGTTCAGTTTATGTGTAGAACATGTTGAAatgcgatttttttttttttttagttttttctccatTGGGCTTCTCTtggcttttcttttctggttTTTAATGCACATGCAAAACGTACTACATCCAAAGTGAAAGCTGAGAGCATACTACTGCTTTAATATTGTAGAAGCCTGTGAGTTTCAGATGCGCAAAGTGACTTCAAAGGCATACTAAAGTATTAATGAGACGAAACAATAGCAATGGATTGGATGTCTCGGCCAATTTCCTAATTAACCTGAAATTGTAGCTCTGGGACTCATCTAGGAGACTCTGCTGTTCTGTGGAAGTGTGAGGCAGTATGGGTGGGTTACCTCAAAGTATAAAGATGGGGGtaaaattgtgatattgtgtttctgtgtctttcttcttttcttgtGCAAGTGTGACCCTGCCAAAACGCAGCCAACTAGTTTGAAAAATAGTTGTTGTTCAACTTTATTTTCCTGTATAACATGTATAGTTTAACAAGCATTTTCCTGTTTAGTTTCAATATcgataacaacaataaaacaagtaaaGTTAATGTTGGTTGTGGTTGAGTTCCAGTCAAAACATTATGTAGCAACTTTAAAGGCAGCCTCCTCAGACAGACATGTTTTGGTCAGTTCCTCTTGTTTCCTCTCGAGTGTGCACTGTGGTCAGTCAGTACAGTGGACTTCAGAACCACTAACTCGGTGACCTCTGGTATTTCCTCCTCAGGGTAAAAAGGAGCTGCAGGTGTCCCTCTTCCAGACTCTGGTGCTGCTCATGTTCAACGAAGGGGATGAGTTCACCCTGGAGGACATCAAAACTGCCACTGGAATAGGTACACAGCCCCAGGGTTAAAAACAATCCTATTCATgattataatgtataataatagaGTTTTTtcattatggaaaataaacatttgagcTCTAGGGCATAGATGCACAGCCAGTGTAGGTTATAATCCAAAATACTATTTAATACGTTCTGAAGACATTAGAATTTAGTTATACTGTcttgtttatttagtttactGGTTCCGTTATTTCATGAGAAACATGTAGATGTAATGGAGGCAGGTGAATCACACAGGAATACTTACTCAATGCAAaatgtttctgtattttctcATTTCAACCAAATTTGGTGTTGATTTTCTCCCCCAGAGGACAGTGAGCTGAGGAGGACGCTGCAGTCTCTGGCCTGTGGAAAAGCCAGAGTGCTCAACAAAACCCCCAAGGGCAAGGACGTGGAGGACGGAGACAAGTTCCTCTTCAATAACGAATTCAAGCATAAACTGTTCAGGATCAAGATCAACCAGATCCAGATGAAGGAGACCGTATGTAGTTTTCACACCTTGTTTGACTCCCCAGTATCACATTTAGTTTTTAGGGGAAATTGAGGGAGTTCTTGTGGTTTTCAGCATTGCAGTGCAAAGTATCGacacaaaattatttttttgacaGTATCAGTCCACATTTGTCCTGCCTTCAGTTCTGAGTTAGGATTAAGAAAGCACCTGAATAAGTCAGTCATTTGAGGACCTCTAGGCTATTGTGACCCAGATTGTGGATCACCTGTGGTTCCAGTTTGATGTGGGAACATGAAGGACCCTGAGTGGTGAAGTGTGCAGCTGGGATGAAGGCAGCCAGGAGTTATAAAAAGCCGCCTGTCCTTGCCCCCACCCCTTCTCTATCTGTTCTCTCTTGCTCAATccatttcaattaaattcaaactcaaaaagctttattgacatgactaAGTTACATCACTGTTGTCAAAGCATTGACAATACAGGTCCAGTGTTCAAGAACAGGGCAATGAGGAACAATTAATATCACAATTATACATGCGAGACTTTAACATGTATCTACAGACTCTCTGTTTACAATTAATATCTctattgctctctctctgtctgctcaGGTGGAAGAGCAGGTGAGCACCACAGAGCGCGTGTTCCAGGACAGGCAGTACCAGATCGACGCCGCCATTGTCCGCATCATGAAGATGAGGAAGACCTTGAGCCATAACCTGCTGGTGTCAGAGCTCTACAACCAGCTCAAGTTCCCAGTTAAGGTATGTAGTCTCCCTGGCTTCACTCGCACTTGGCACATTGTATTTGCTGTCAGAATTTCCCATCTGCATGCTTCAATTcaccatattttttttaaagaaagactCAAATTACTGGTAATTGAACCTGGAATGCTTTTAGAGATTTGATAAGCTTTGCTTATTTCTGGCTAAATCcaagctaaatttaattttacaaacagtattttaataaataaataaaatataaaattttaatttctcttttctatatatataagaacataacgtttacaaatgagaggaggccattcgacccatcgtgctcgtttggtgtccattaataactaagtgatccaaggatactatctagtctatttttaaatgttcacaaattttcagcttcaaccacatcgctggggagtttgttccagattgtgacaactctctgtgtgaagaagtgtctcctgttttctgtcttgaatgccttgaagcccaatttccatttgtgtccccgggtgcgtgtgtccctgctgatctggaaaaactttggtttgatgtagtcgatgctagggctgtgcgatatgacgatatatatatcgtatgacgatagaaaaacgtctatcgtttcatattatgctttatcgtttatatcgtggtgtcgcaaattgcacTCTTtaaggcagtatttttcgtcatttggacgctttgcgttctcccggttcttccacacttGCTGGGTGCAGCAAGAAATGAGCattagaaacacagacagacatgaggagagagacctgacacagaataaccaacataaccaagaCATAAccggatataatttgtataaaattaaagaataatagtttgtttgcattttaataaattggaaagcaatgcaaacagatgcagaaagtttcattagatggtgaagtggtataacagcttttattattattattattattattattattattattattattattattaactatttaGTATTGACACGTGCTGTTCCAGTAAGTAGAATCGAAATGCGACAGTCAGAGAGGAAATGTcgctgtctagcagatgttaatgcgccactgtaaacccggctgtggtaaatataactgaatctataccattttacagcacatgttgcgtgattactattacttgtgttattgttatgtgacagtaaa
It includes:
- the cul4a gene encoding cullin-4A isoform X2; protein product: MAEDNRQSKKANFSALAEHTNGLTKTSTLASKPGASKKLVIKNFKDRPKLLDSYTQETWKKLQEAVGAIQKSTSIKYNLEELYQAVENLCSYKVSPTLYKQLRQVCEDHVKAQIHQFREDSLDNVSFLKRMNKCWQDHCRQMIMIRSIFLFLDRTYVLQNSMLPSIWDTGLELFRTHIITDKMVQSRTVDGILELVERERSGEAVDRSLLRSLLSMLSDLQVYKESFEQKFLKETNRLYAAEGQRLMQEREVPEYLHHVKRRLEEENDRVITYLDHSTQKQLIFTVEKQLLGEHLTAILQKGLDSLLDGNRVAELTLLYQLFSKVKGGLQVLLQHWRDYIKNFGITIVATPEKDKDMVQDLLDFKDKIQNITESCFQKNETFVNSMKESFETFINKRPNKPAELIAKYVDSKLRAGNKEATDEELERILDKIMIIFRFIHGKDVFEAFYKKDLAKRLLVGKSASVDAEKSMLSKLKHECGAAFTSKLEGMFKDMELSKDVMIQFKQYIQNQSDPGNIELTVNILTMGYWPTYIPMEVHLPTEMVKLQEVFKMFYLGKHSGRKLQWQPTLGHAVLKSQFKEGKKELQVSLFQTLVLLMFNEGDEFTLEDIKTATGIEDSELRRTLQSLACGKARVLNKTPKGKDVEDGDKFLFNNEFKHKLFRIKINQIQMKETVEEQVSTTERVFQDRQYQIDAAIVRIMKMRKTLSHNLLVSELYNQLKFPVKPGDLKKRIESLIDRDYMERDKDNPNQYHYVA
- the cul4a gene encoding cullin-4A isoform X1 is translated as MCVPHDFAFRAYRYHFLITRVFCRNNRFEFGFLPSHCCYGKMAHVRTFPYFDTVYFGCPSCCRVLMRFLNPDTTHICACASIRVCAQADRVTRVLHILGPVGKNRPKLLDSYTQETWKKLQEAVGAIQKSTSIKYNLEELYQAVENLCSYKVSPTLYKQLRQVCEDHVKAQIHQFREDSLDNVSFLKRMNKCWQDHCRQMIMIRSIFLFLDRTYVLQNSMLPSIWDTGLELFRTHIITDKMVQSRTVDGILELVERERSGEAVDRSLLRSLLSMLSDLQVYKESFEQKFLKETNRLYAAEGQRLMQEREVPEYLHHVKRRLEEENDRVITYLDHSTQKQLIFTVEKQLLGEHLTAILQKGLDSLLDGNRVAELTLLYQLFSKVKGGLQVLLQHWRDYIKNFGITIVATPEKDKDMVQDLLDFKDKIQNITESCFQKNETFVNSMKESFETFINKRPNKPAELIAKYVDSKLRAGNKEATDEELERILDKIMIIFRFIHGKDVFEAFYKKDLAKRLLVGKSASVDAEKSMLSKLKHECGAAFTSKLEGMFKDMELSKDVMIQFKQYIQNQSDPGNIELTVNILTMGYWPTYIPMEVHLPTEMVKLQEVFKMFYLGKHSGRKLQWQPTLGHAVLKSQFKEGKKELQVSLFQTLVLLMFNEGDEFTLEDIKTATGIEDSELRRTLQSLACGKARVLNKTPKGKDVEDGDKFLFNNEFKHKLFRIKINQIQMKETVEEQVSTTERVFQDRQYQIDAAIVRIMKMRKTLSHNLLVSELYNQLKFPVKPGDLKKRIESLIDRDYMERDKDNPNQYHYVA